One Arachis hypogaea cultivar Tifrunner chromosome 18, arahy.Tifrunner.gnm2.J5K5, whole genome shotgun sequence genomic window, GAGGATGACTTGAAGGTTATCCTCAATCCCAAGAGGCAGAAGCCATCCTCCAGCACTGAAGGAGTCCTCACCGTGATGGAGAGGAACTTCGACGCCGGGACCTTCATAGACTCCCAGCTGCTTTCCGGCACGGAGGAACACTTCCATGGTTCCGACCTTGCGAgacaggcgaggtggatgtaccgtaCCCTCCTCCGCGGCTGCCatagctcggaaggccgagttTAAGCTGTCGGGGATGCAGTCACTGCATAGGAAGCTCGAGTCTGCTGCTAAGGCCAATAATCAATTCAAGACTCAAGTTGAAACACTTCGTGAGTAGCTGTCCAAGGCGGAGGAAAAGCTTAAAGCTGCCGAGGAGAAGGCCGCGTCTGTCGAGGAAAAATTGAAGACCTCTGATGCTACCGTCTCCCGTCTAACTGAGCGGGAGATGACTTTGGAGAGCCAGCTCAATGCCGCGCAAGGTCGGGTGGTCGCTTTGGAGAAGGAACGTGATGTGGCCGTCTCGTCGGCTAAGACCGCTCAAGCTGAAGCTGAAGAGTTTAAGAAGAAGCATAAAGAGACCGTGAAGCAGGAAAAGAGCGCAACCCTGATGACTGAAGAGGCCCTTAAGGCTCAAGTGAAAATTGTGGCTCCTGACTTCGACATGTCGGCAATCGGGGTtttcaaaacaatcaaagatggcaAGATTGTTGATATGCCGAAGAAATAATGAACTTTGTAGATTTGTTGTAGTTTTGTTGTAGAACTTGTCGCGCAGTTTGATGAACTTTGTAGGACTTATATCTAAACTACTTTGATAGCCGCCAGGTCGGCTTATAATTACCGTCCTTTTCTCGCTTACTCAGCAGCACGTTCTCGTTTTATTTTGTTACCGTTTTGTTGGTGTTGGCTTGTCGCTTGCGTTTGCTTACCGTTGTGTTGGTAATTTAACGAAGCCAAGTCGTGGCTTTACTATTGCTATAGCCATTTGTTATCGTGTTGGTTTTGTtggttcccggggtgatcagtcccgggataCCGTGTCATCATGAAAATTTCGTTGTCGCGGGACGTATAAGAGGGGAAAAGTAAACTTAACAAGTGAACATTAATCGACAGTTGAACAAGTCTATTGCAATGATAAGTTCTTAACAAAATTAAATCGTTTGATGGTAAATTATTTGAGCTCGTCAAATCGCCTACTCGGCATGTTTAAACTAAGAGTAAAATCTTCTTAAGTTACCTGTGTTCCAGGTTCTCGGGACTTCCTTGCCATCGAGCCTTTCCAATTTGTAGGCACCCTTGCCGATCACTTCTTTAaccctgtaggggccttcccagtttgccgctAGCTTGCCTTCCCCTTGAGTCGGCAGCCCAATGTCGTTGCGCCGCAGGACGAGGTCATTTTGTTCAAATTCTCCCCTGCGTACTTTGGCGTTGTAGCGCAGGGCCATTCTTTGCTTTAGCGCCACCGCTGACAAATGGGCCATCTCCCTAGCCTCATCTACTAAGTCCTTCTCTACAGCTTCCTCCACTCCCTGCAGAAGTAATCTTGGGCTCGGCTCGCCGACCTCCACGGTTATCATGGCATCCACCCTGTATGTCAGGCGGAAAGGGGTTTTTCCTATGGACGATTGCTCGGTCGTTCGGTAAGACCAGAGAACTGAGGCGAGTTCGTTAGCCCATACGCCCTTTTTCTTATCAAGCCGCTTCTTGAGGCCTAGCAAGATGACCTTGTTCGCAGCCTCAACTTAGCCATTCGTCTGGGGATGCTCTACAGACGAGAACTTTTGCTTTATGCCCAAACCGGCGAGGAACTCCACgaacttcttgtcggtgaacTACGTCCCGTTATCAGAGATAACGACTTCTGGGATGCCGAATCGGGTTATCACCTGTCTCCACATAAACTTTTGACAATTGGATGATGATATACTGGCCAGTGGCTCGGCCTCTATCCacttggtgtagtagtcgatAGCAACAACGAGATACTTGACTTGGCCTGGACCGATCGGGAAAGGCCCCAAGAGGTCGACTCTCCACTGTGAGAAAGGTCGGGAGGACGTCAACAGGCTCAGCTCGGAAGCCGGTGCCTTATGAAAGCTGGCGTTTTTATGGCACTTGACGCATTTTCTTACGAATTCTTTGGAATCCTTCATCATTGATGGCCAGTAATAACCAGCTCTGATGAGCTTTCTTGCTAGGGCTTTTCCCCCGATGTGATGACCACAGCACCCCTCATGGACCTCTCTAAGCACATAGTCCGTTTGGTCAGGGAGTAAACACTTCAACAAAGGTTGACTCAGTCCCTTTTTAAACAACTGTCCTTGTATGGTCGAGTATTTGGCCGCCTCCCTTCTCAACGCTTTGGCCGCCTTTTCGTCGTCAGGGAGCTTGCCACTTTCTAGAAAGTCAGTTATCGGGTCCATCCAGGAGGGATTTATCTTTGTCAAGTGGAGGGTGACTGCTGGTTCCTTTACCAAACTCTGAATAAGAGACCGGTTGTCAGCCCCTGGTTTTGTGCTCGCTAGCTTGGACAGGAGGTCCGCCCATGTGTTCCTTTCTCTCGAAACGTGTTGGATCGTGACCTCCTCGAATTATTTGCTCAACTCTTTGACATTCTCTAGATACTTCTGTAACAAGGAGTCTCTAGCCTGGTAGGTCCCGTTGACTTGAGAAGTGACGACCTGCGAGTCGCTGCATACCTCTAGCCTGCTAGCGCCGACTTCCCGTGCTAAGATTAAGCCGCCCAGAAGGGCCTCGTACTCCGCTTGATTGTTTGATACCGAGAACTCGAACTTGATCGACTGTTCATATATGACTCCAGCGGGACTCTCCAGGATGATCCTGGCACCACCGAATGTCTGCTTGGAGGCCCTGTCTACGTGGAGCCTCCACCGTATGTCCGTTGCCTCGGCTGGGTCCCCTGTTACTTCCACCAAGAAATCGGCCATGGCATGCGCCTTAATCGCATTCCTGGGCTCATATTGCAAGTCGTATTGGGACAACTCGATggcccaagtcatcattcttcctGCCAGGTCGGGTTTCTGGAGTATCTGGCGGATTCCCTGATCCGTCCTCACGACTACTTGATGACCTTGGAAGTACTGTCGTAATCTACGGGAAGAGGTTAGGAGTGCAAGTGCCAACTTCTCTAATTTGCTATATCTCAACTCTGCTCCTTGCAGTACTTTACTCACGAAGTAGATTGGTTTTTGAACCTTCCCTTCTTCCCGCACCAAAACCACTGCCATCGCTTCATCCGTTATGGCTAGATACAGGTAGAGTGGCTCTCCGACCTTGGGTTTCCCGAGAACGGGTGGTGTTGCGAGGATCTCTTTGAAATGCTTGAATGCTTCCTCACACGTCGGGGTCCATTCAAACGCTATCCCCTTTTTCATAAGGTTGAAAAAGGGTAGCACCCTTGCAGCCGACACTCCGAGGAACCGCGAAAGCGCTGTGAGCCTCCCAGTCAGCCTTTGGACGTCTTTAATGCatcccgggctcttcatctggagtaTCGCTTCACATTTTGCTGGATTGGCCTCTACccctctttgggttatcatgaacccCAAGAACTTTTCTGCTTCCATAGCGAAGGCACATTTAAGTGGGTTGAGCCTCATGTCGTGTTGTCGGAGGGAGGCGAATATGTTTTCCAGATCTCCTACGAGGTTGTTAGGTCGGGTGGTTTTTACTAAGATGTCATCAACGTATACTTCCACCATTTTTCCTATGAGGTCGCTGAAtatctta contains:
- the LOC112770322 gene encoding uncharacterized protein, translated to MNVVTARDAPPRSRSAHKKDAKVLAVSSSSVRSSKRVPPISFGPEDQWFDEDAKNPPMVITARVETGLIKRILVDTGTDSNIMFRKVFDALGLRDADLKTHQHDVVGLGNHFIKPDGIISLPISVGSGHGRRSVMAEFVVLRDSTAYNVILEMKTINDLGAVISTKILVMKFIADNGSVGSIKGDLEMAVACDNASFSLRKKSKEVSGVFLTDLDTRVSDKPRPEPEGNLERFRVGNTEEKFTFVNKNLPYDLKEPLMKMIRANSDLFDWTPADMLGIDPQLMSHHLAVKAKAKPVAQRRRKMSQERAEEVARQTASLLEAVFIRELNYSTWLSNLVPILMHWSDEEKTAFITPGRTYCYRVMPFGLKNAGATYQRLMNKIFSDLIGKMVEVYVDDILVKTTRPNNLVGDLENIFASLRQHDMRLNPLKCAFAMEAEKFLGFMITQRGVEANPAKCEAILQMKSPGCIKDVQRLTGRLTALSRFLGVSAARVLPFFNLMKKGIAFEWTPTCEEAFKHFKEILATPPVLGKPKVGEPLYLYLAITDEAMAVVLVREEGKVQKPIYFVSKVLQGAELRYSKLEKLALALLTSSRRLRQYFQGHQVVVRTDQGIRQILQKPDLAGRMMTWAIELSQYDLQYEPRNAIKAHAMADFLVEVTGDPAEATDIRWRLHVDRASKQTFGGARIILESPAGVIYEQSIKFEFSVSNNQAEYEALLGGLILAREVGASRLEVCSDSQVVTSQVNGTYQARDSLLQKYLENVKELSK